A single region of the Azotosporobacter soli genome encodes:
- a CDS encoding DUF3329 domain-containing protein yields the protein MSIDKGSEEVQPLTKENWFAWGMLGAVFAYMLTLNIWMPLHRDDYEYALIWGTLDKIASWSDVYQSLQLHYLTHGGRMVAFAVLDSFLLLGKQWFNPLNAFLFVALIVLVYWHSQRTLTNRFNPYILGLITLFCWLCFPQFGSVNIWMTGACVYLLTAVLIFSFLLPYHLAFWKRSPLQDTWLNAVLFFPAGIIAGWTVENTAVTMIFAVLCLIWDAYRKKYLEKWMCSGFAGAVLGGALLTGAPGNYVRYAEQSAKPIVHVTNILAASGEMLLYMLPLVLFGVLLWRAVRVEYAVTHQGLQMPKPMLAGRGVAAALNWSVIALIVISYCNGKFLSLWLGQLLFNKVAVPLGIATGHLQVQLSNTLAGLEEMALYLLVITQIYKQLAKKMTLRKCDVKGLEPKVGWRKLAAVYPEVGAAALALSLALLNNFVMIGSPRFPGRATFGTVVFCIIGVMALLSVAQVKERFLGAASKKYAAAALIGLLLLPLATVTLQQYAIVDRVDQERIVYIRQMVQQGKTDLELSPVPITNRALLHVYYIEWNNPVSKYGLCRYYGLKDVKVIDQNGSLAK from the coding sequence GTGAGTATCGATAAAGGATCCGAAGAGGTTCAACCTTTGACAAAGGAAAACTGGTTTGCCTGGGGCATGCTTGGGGCAGTATTTGCCTATATGCTGACCCTGAACATATGGATGCCGCTACATCGCGATGATTATGAGTATGCGTTGATCTGGGGCACGCTTGATAAGATTGCGAGTTGGTCGGATGTCTATCAGTCGCTGCAGCTGCATTATCTGACGCATGGAGGCCGGATGGTCGCTTTTGCCGTTTTAGACAGTTTTCTGCTGCTCGGGAAACAATGGTTCAATCCGCTCAACGCGTTTTTGTTTGTCGCACTGATTGTTTTAGTTTACTGGCATTCGCAGCGAACGCTGACCAATCGCTTCAACCCGTATATTTTGGGTCTGATCACCTTGTTTTGCTGGTTGTGCTTTCCGCAATTCGGTTCCGTCAACATCTGGATGACGGGCGCGTGCGTATATTTGCTGACGGCAGTCTTGATTTTTTCTTTTTTATTGCCGTATCATCTGGCGTTTTGGAAAAGGTCGCCGCTGCAGGATACTTGGCTGAATGCGGTGCTCTTTTTTCCGGCTGGCATTATCGCGGGCTGGACGGTCGAAAATACGGCGGTGACGATGATTTTTGCGGTGCTTTGTTTGATATGGGATGCTTATCGAAAAAAATACCTTGAAAAGTGGATGTGCTCCGGTTTTGCAGGGGCTGTCCTTGGCGGTGCGCTATTGACAGGCGCTCCGGGCAACTATGTTCGCTACGCCGAACAAAGCGCCAAACCGATCGTACACGTTACGAATATCCTTGCCGCTAGCGGTGAAATGCTGCTTTATATGCTGCCGCTTGTTCTATTCGGCGTTTTGCTGTGGCGCGCCGTTCGCGTGGAATATGCCGTGACGCATCAGGGCCTGCAAATGCCAAAACCGATGCTTGCCGGTCGTGGTGTTGCCGCCGCATTAAACTGGTCGGTGATTGCGCTTATCGTGATATCCTATTGTAACGGCAAATTTCTTTCGCTTTGGTTGGGTCAGCTTTTATTCAATAAAGTGGCGGTGCCGCTGGGGATTGCTACCGGCCATTTGCAGGTGCAGCTTTCGAATACATTGGCAGGCCTGGAGGAAATGGCTTTGTACCTGCTTGTGATAACGCAGATATATAAACAGCTCGCGAAAAAAATGACGCTGCGCAAATGCGACGTCAAAGGTTTGGAGCCAAAGGTCGGCTGGCGAAAACTGGCGGCGGTATACCCGGAAGTCGGTGCGGCTGCTCTGGCTCTCTCTTTGGCGCTGCTAAACAATTTCGTTATGATCGGGTCGCCGCGTTTTCCGGGGCGCGCGACATTCGGCACGGTGGTGTTCTGCATCATTGGCGTGATGGCGCTCTTATCCGTAGCGCAGGTCAAAGAACGTTTTCTTGGCGCTGCAAGTAAAAAATATGCAGCAGCAGCGCTCATCGGATTGCTGCTTTTGCCGCTGGCGACAGTAACGCTGCAGCAGTATGCGATTGTCGACCGGGTGGATCAGGAGCGAATTGTCTATATCCGGCAAATGGTGCAACAAGGCAAAACCGATTTGGAACTGAGTCCCGTGCCAATTACGAATCGGGCGCTGCTCCATGTTTATTATATTGAATGGAACAATCCGGTATCTAAGTATGGCCTCTGCCGCTATTATGGCTTAAAAGATGTAAAAGTGATTGATCAGAATGGTTCGTTAGCGAAATAA
- a CDS encoding methyl-accepting chemotaxis protein produces MEKKIAIGGIRGKLLSVMLSLLVLSLGVSALLSYYFANQYLKKSIDDTAMAVASDYSQRIQGDIDNLRIQLEELANSPTIEMGKEPAAIRSLLADLQKRQSRFDNVNFIQPDGNGFRNDGSVTNVSDRDYYKKVVETKKPYVSDPLLSRSTGKLAVIIGVPVLNSQNQLIGMISGNLSLDRASEMLKDLKFKETGYGFLVDDGGLVIAHPKRAELIGKLDLSKKEIDPVVKAATKEMDERLMKNFAAAKSGKAVLGEYAATDGVNRLGIFAPFQVSEGQQWIMVVSAPMEEATREVNNLTKIMLGVAIGAVLLASLVIWIVSGKLAMPISRMRDEAMLLAEGNLRRRDILIDSNDEIGQLSRAFDVMTRNLRELITKVQSQSDTVAASSEELTANAQQSADAASQVADSITTIAGGIDSQATAVTNMSAVVEEMSGSIEQIAATGKLISDIAAQAAQNTSQGGRVISQALEQMKEIGNGSQAVEHAIGELAKGSQEISEIVNLISSIAGQTNLLALNAAIEAARAGEQGRGFAVVAEEVRKLAEDSNQAAQRIAGLIQKNETDMAEAIQATQSSSKGVVAGVTMVGEAGETFKTIAGAVETLSIQIKEVSDAIDQIAVGSQDLVGSVQHIDSISKTNADEAHTVSAATEEQSASMDEVASASLALATTAGELQSAVAKFEV; encoded by the coding sequence ATGGAGAAGAAAATTGCGATTGGCGGAATACGGGGGAAGCTGCTAAGCGTCATGCTCTCGTTGTTGGTACTGTCACTGGGCGTCTCGGCGCTGCTCAGTTATTATTTCGCCAATCAGTATTTGAAAAAAAGCATTGATGATACGGCGATGGCGGTGGCATCGGATTATTCGCAGCGAATTCAAGGTGATATTGACAATCTGAGAATACAGTTGGAAGAGTTAGCGAACAGTCCAACAATTGAGATGGGCAAGGAACCGGCTGCGATACGCTCTTTGCTGGCAGATTTACAAAAGCGGCAGTCTCGTTTCGATAATGTGAACTTCATTCAACCGGACGGCAATGGTTTTCGTAATGACGGAAGCGTGACAAATGTCAGCGACCGTGATTATTATAAGAAGGTCGTAGAAACGAAAAAACCGTATGTCTCCGATCCGCTGCTTTCGCGCTCAACTGGCAAACTGGCCGTGATTATCGGCGTGCCGGTGCTTAACAGCCAAAACCAGCTGATCGGGATGATCAGCGGCAATTTATCACTCGACAGAGCCAGTGAAATGCTGAAAGATCTGAAATTCAAAGAGACCGGCTATGGTTTTCTGGTCGATGACGGCGGCCTGGTCATTGCACATCCAAAGCGGGCGGAGTTGATCGGCAAGCTTGATTTGAGCAAAAAGGAAATCGATCCGGTTGTCAAGGCCGCTACGAAAGAAATGGATGAACGTTTGATGAAGAATTTTGCCGCCGCGAAAAGCGGCAAGGCGGTACTTGGCGAATATGCCGCCACCGACGGAGTCAATCGTTTGGGAATCTTTGCACCGTTTCAAGTGTCGGAGGGGCAGCAGTGGATAATGGTCGTATCGGCGCCGATGGAAGAGGCGACGCGTGAAGTAAACAATCTGACGAAGATCATGCTGGGCGTCGCGATTGGCGCGGTACTGCTCGCTTCGCTTGTCATTTGGATCGTCAGCGGCAAACTGGCGATGCCGATCAGCCGGATGCGAGACGAAGCAATGCTTCTGGCCGAAGGAAATTTGCGGCGGCGTGATATTCTGATTGATTCCAACGATGAGATCGGGCAGCTGTCGAGGGCGTTTGATGTGATGACCCGGAATCTTAGGGAATTGATCACCAAGGTGCAGTCGCAGTCGGATACGGTTGCCGCATCGAGCGAAGAATTGACCGCGAATGCGCAGCAATCGGCCGATGCCGCGAGCCAGGTTGCCGATTCGATTACGACGATTGCCGGCGGCATCGACAGCCAGGCTACGGCGGTCACAAACATGTCGGCCGTGGTGGAAGAGATGTCGGGCAGTATCGAGCAAATCGCCGCGACCGGAAAACTGATCTCGGACATTGCCGCACAGGCTGCGCAAAATACCAGCCAAGGCGGCCGCGTCATCAGTCAGGCGCTTGAACAGATGAAAGAAATCGGCAATGGTTCACAGGCGGTGGAACACGCTATCGGCGAACTGGCAAAAGGATCGCAGGAAATCAGCGAGATTGTCAATCTGATTTCTTCGATTGCGGGACAGACGAATTTACTGGCGCTGAATGCTGCGATTGAAGCGGCGCGCGCCGGGGAACAGGGTCGCGGTTTTGCCGTGGTAGCCGAAGAGGTGCGTAAGCTGGCCGAGGATTCCAATCAGGCGGCGCAGCGTATCGCCGGATTGATACAAAAGAATGAAACGGATATGGCGGAAGCGATCCAAGCGACCCAGTCCAGCAGCAAAGGCGTTGTCGCCGGTGTTACGATGGTCGGCGAAGCCGGTGAAACGTTCAAAACGATTGCAGGCGCGGTCGAGACTCTATCGATTCAGATCAAGGAAGTCTCTGATGCAATCGATCAGATTGCGGTCGGCAGTCAGGATCTGGTCGGCTCGGTGCAGCATATCGACAGCATCAGCAAGACCAACGCCGATGAAGCGCATACGGTTTCGGCCGCGACGGAAGAACAGTCGGCCAGCATGGACGAAGTCGCTTCGGCCAGCCTAGCCTTGGCGACGACCGCTGGCGAACTGCAGTCGGCAGTGGCAAAATTCGAGGTCTGA
- the yjeM gene encoding glutamate/gamma-aminobutyrate family transporter YjeM, producing MSEQTQNKLTLVPLVLMIFTSVFGFANMPRSFYLMGYAAIPWYILSAFTFFLPFAFMMAEYGAAFKNERGGIYSWMEKSVGPKYAFIGTFMWYASYVVWMVNICSAIWIPFSNALFGSDITASWGVMGLKSTQVLGILGICWILSVTYIANKGLKNITKVTSIGGTFVALLNIVLLIGAAAVLLANGGHFAEPVLSDAGNGFFHAPNPKYQSGLSILSFLVFALFAYGGIEAVGGLVDQTEKAEKTFPRGVAISAFIISIAYSLGVFLCGLFTNWADVLSAKNVHMGNVAYVLMKNLGYQLGHSFGAAEPTSLLLGIWMARFVGLSMFLCLSGAFFTLCYAPLKQMIEGTPAQLWPKKLTLLHKTTGMPANAMWAQCGIIIAFILMITFGGEGASKFFNKLVLMTNVAMTLPYMFLSGAFASFKKKQEIHKPFEVFKSYRSALIASVIVTLTVGFANFFTIIEPAMNGEIDDTIWMIAGPAVFSIIALVLYGRQGKANSSDSENIA from the coding sequence ATGTCTGAACAAACACAGAACAAACTGACCCTGGTCCCACTCGTCCTTATGATTTTCACTTCCGTCTTCGGCTTTGCCAACATGCCGCGTTCCTTTTATCTGATGGGTTACGCCGCAATTCCCTGGTATATCTTGTCGGCGTTCACTTTCTTTTTGCCGTTCGCCTTCATGATGGCCGAATACGGCGCCGCTTTTAAAAACGAACGCGGCGGCATCTATTCCTGGATGGAAAAATCCGTCGGCCCTAAATATGCATTTATTGGTACTTTTATGTGGTATGCTTCTTATGTCGTTTGGATGGTCAATATCTGTTCCGCGATCTGGATTCCATTCTCTAACGCGCTGTTCGGTTCCGACATTACAGCCAGTTGGGGCGTCATGGGCTTAAAATCAACGCAGGTCTTAGGCATTCTCGGCATCTGCTGGATTCTAAGCGTCACTTATATTGCCAATAAAGGTTTAAAGAACATCACAAAGGTCACTTCGATCGGCGGCACCTTTGTCGCGCTGCTCAACATTGTATTGCTGATTGGCGCTGCCGCGGTACTGCTGGCAAACGGCGGTCATTTCGCCGAACCGGTACTCAGTGATGCGGGCAACGGATTCTTCCATGCCCCGAACCCCAAATATCAATCCGGTCTTTCCATTCTTTCCTTCCTCGTTTTTGCCCTCTTTGCTTACGGCGGCATTGAGGCCGTCGGCGGTCTGGTCGACCAAACGGAAAAAGCGGAAAAAACCTTCCCGCGCGGCGTCGCCATTTCCGCTTTCATCATCTCCATCGCTTACTCGCTTGGCGTATTCCTCTGCGGCCTGTTCACCAACTGGGCTGACGTACTGTCTGCGAAAAACGTCCATATGGGCAATGTCGCTTATGTCCTGATGAAAAACCTCGGTTATCAGCTTGGCCACAGCTTCGGCGCCGCTGAGCCGACTTCGCTTCTCCTCGGCATCTGGATGGCTCGTTTCGTCGGCCTTTCCATGTTCCTCTGCCTAAGCGGCGCTTTCTTCACGCTCTGCTATGCACCGCTCAAGCAGATGATCGAAGGAACGCCCGCCCAATTGTGGCCGAAAAAACTGACGCTCCTGCACAAGACGACCGGCATGCCGGCAAATGCGATGTGGGCGCAGTGCGGCATTATCATCGCCTTTATCCTGATGATTACCTTCGGCGGCGAAGGCGCTTCGAAGTTCTTTAATAAGTTAGTGTTGATGACCAATGTCGCGATGACGCTCCCGTACATGTTCCTCTCCGGCGCCTTCGCTTCCTTTAAAAAGAAACAGGAAATCCACAAACCGTTTGAAGTCTTCAAAAGCTACCGCAGCGCCTTGATCGCGAGCGTCATCGTGACGCTGACCGTCGGTTTCGCTAATTTCTTCACGATTATCGAACCGGCGATGAACGGCGAAATCGACGACACGATCTGGATGATCGCCGGTCCGGCCGTCTTTTCAATCATTGCGCTCGTCCTCTATGGACGCCAGGGCAAAGCGAATTCTTCCGACAGCGAAAACATTGCTTAA
- a CDS encoding 2-phosphosulfolactate phosphatase has protein sequence MKIDVALLPGTVKERELTSTVCIVLDIFRATSSIVTALTNGCAAILPALSVEHAQELAKQSGATLFAGERKSIRIEGYDFGNSPLEFSSAKVKGKQIVMTTTNGTSAIKSTEGAYRTLIGSFLNAAAVCADAAASGKDILIVCAGTDGLFSLEDSLCAGLLTEKLAALAETELTDAAQGVLLMYRAAQANLVASAVTSRNGKRLQDLDLMDDVRYCLRQDALTVVPCYAQGVIR, from the coding sequence ATGAAAATTGATGTTGCATTATTGCCTGGTACTGTCAAAGAAAGAGAGCTAACGTCTACGGTCTGCATCGTGCTCGATATATTCCGCGCGACGTCTTCGATTGTCACCGCGCTTACCAATGGGTGCGCAGCGATTTTACCCGCCCTTTCGGTCGAACACGCGCAAGAGCTGGCGAAACAAAGCGGTGCGACGTTGTTTGCCGGTGAGCGAAAGTCGATACGGATCGAAGGGTATGATTTCGGCAATTCGCCTTTGGAATTTTCGTCCGCGAAGGTGAAGGGCAAGCAGATCGTGATGACGACGACGAACGGTACAAGCGCGATCAAATCGACGGAAGGCGCGTATCGCACGTTGATCGGTTCGTTTTTGAATGCGGCCGCCGTTTGCGCCGACGCCGCTGCAAGCGGCAAGGATATCCTGATCGTTTGCGCCGGAACGGACGGTCTGTTTTCGCTCGAAGACAGCCTGTGCGCGGGTCTGCTGACGGAAAAGCTGGCGGCATTGGCCGAAACGGAACTGACCGATGCGGCGCAGGGCGTACTCTTGATGTATCGGGCAGCGCAAGCGAACTTGGTGGCGAGCGCGGTGACCAGCCGCAACGGCAAGCGCCTGCAGGATCTCGACCTGATGGACGATGTCCGGTACTGCCTGCGGCAAGATGCGTTGACAGTTGTTCCCTGCTATGCGCAGGGAGTAATACGTTAA
- the map gene encoding type I methionyl aminopeptidase: MKVRWIFIEIEVLFFMIILKSEREIKLMQEAGKLLADCHKEIAQLIRPGITTLAIDAFVESYLSKHGATPEQKGYHGYPYATCASVNDEICHGFPSKKPLRNGDIVTIDMVVNLNGALADSAWSYAVGTASSETKRLFEITKTALYKGIEKAVVGNRIGDIGHAIQTYVEAEGYSVVRDFTGHGLGRDLHEDPAVPHFGAPGKGAKLKAGMVITIEPMVNVGAWQCKMDQNGWTARTVDGSRSAQYEHTLAITEEGPLILTAQDE, encoded by the coding sequence ATGAAAGTCAGATGGATTTTTATAGAAATCGAGGTACTGTTTTTCATGATCATCTTAAAGAGTGAACGGGAAATTAAATTGATGCAGGAGGCCGGAAAACTGCTGGCCGATTGCCATAAGGAAATAGCGCAGTTGATCCGTCCGGGCATCACCACGTTGGCGATCGACGCCTTCGTCGAAAGCTATCTGAGCAAACATGGCGCAACGCCTGAGCAAAAAGGCTATCACGGCTACCCCTACGCAACCTGCGCTTCCGTCAACGATGAGATCTGCCATGGCTTTCCAAGCAAGAAGCCGTTGCGCAACGGCGATATCGTGACAATCGATATGGTCGTGAACCTGAACGGCGCACTGGCTGATTCGGCTTGGAGTTACGCGGTCGGCACCGCTTCCTCCGAAACCAAACGCCTCTTTGAGATCACAAAGACGGCGCTGTATAAAGGCATCGAAAAAGCCGTTGTCGGCAATCGCATCGGCGATATCGGTCACGCGATCCAAACTTACGTCGAAGCAGAAGGCTACTCGGTCGTGCGCGACTTCACCGGTCACGGTCTCGGACGCGACCTGCACGAAGACCCGGCCGTACCGCATTTTGGCGCACCGGGTAAGGGCGCAAAACTGAAGGCCGGCATGGTCATCACGATCGAGCCGATGGTCAACGTCGGCGCCTGGCAGTGTAAGATGGATCAGAACGGCTGGACCGCGCGCACTGTCGACGGCAGCCGCTCCGCACAATATGAACATACCCTGGCGATCACAGAAGAAGGCCCCCTGATTCTGACCGCACAAGATGAATAA
- a CDS encoding HelD family protein, giving the protein MNEQEQRQEIERLAITMQQLECQLAISEDLCSEKHSETRDTLLDYWGLCGGNIADEAQLVETANRQRALSTIVHELPRNLRKMLDAPYFGRIDFAESEGVVLGTPEAIYVGLASLSDGESGEFLVYDWRAPVAGMFYDFGLGKAGYECPGGRIDGMISLKRQYKIKQGRMQFMFDADLKIDDEVLQEILGKSVDDKMHTIVNSIQREQNQIIRDGKYRALFVEGPAGSGKTSVALHRIAFLLYRDRASINEKNVLILSPNHVFSDYISNVLPEMGEKNVLQMTFQDYAAEVMAEQPIRFETRTAHLEVVLSPVGGDAQAVRAANIRFKSSAAWEKILQAYLGWLEKDLVDDYPDIMLRDKVVFSKEKWRSYYKDMFAAMPPHVRLDKIRRLVHDALRPLIYEIRTEQEKKILATTNEVNKKTIKAMARMAAQNELRPVFERIDKLTRLTPLAAYRKLFKGNWLAAKFSRVAAFPSEWTAIQRQTLAFLNNGILTNEDLAPFLYFQGMWQGFPVRRDVKHLIIDEAQDYTTLQFKILSRMFPECTWTVVGDTAQAIHPFLRTASFAEMSEIVALPDAHTFQLSRSYRSTREIQAFCQALLRQTMPTDSVNRSGVLPALTKLSSPQALAPTLLAAIEEIRQAGWNSIGIIGKNIETCRRIFLALKGKLNVNLAVEEDGGFYRGIVIIPSYLAKGLEFDAVLVVDADASHYRREEERNLLYTICTRTLHELRLFYRNQPSPFLAGLDETLYRRLPGA; this is encoded by the coding sequence ATGAACGAACAAGAACAACGACAAGAAATAGAACGTCTGGCGATTACGATGCAGCAACTGGAATGCCAGTTGGCGATCAGTGAAGATCTGTGCAGCGAGAAACATTCGGAAACGCGCGATACGCTGCTTGATTACTGGGGCTTATGCGGCGGCAACATTGCTGACGAGGCGCAGCTGGTGGAGACGGCAAACCGGCAACGAGCGCTTTCGACGATCGTGCACGAGCTGCCGCGCAACTTGCGCAAGATGCTCGATGCGCCTTATTTTGGCCGAATTGATTTTGCGGAATCTGAAGGTGTTGTCCTGGGAACGCCGGAAGCGATATATGTCGGCTTGGCGTCGCTGAGCGATGGGGAAAGCGGTGAATTCCTCGTTTATGACTGGCGTGCACCAGTCGCGGGCATGTTTTATGATTTTGGTCTGGGCAAGGCCGGATACGAATGCCCCGGCGGCCGGATCGATGGAATGATCAGTTTGAAGCGGCAGTATAAGATCAAACAGGGACGGATGCAGTTCATGTTTGACGCCGATTTGAAAATAGACGACGAAGTATTGCAGGAGATTCTCGGTAAGAGCGTCGACGACAAGATGCATACGATTGTAAACAGCATCCAGCGCGAACAAAATCAAATCATTCGCGACGGAAAGTATCGGGCGCTCTTTGTTGAGGGGCCGGCAGGCAGCGGTAAGACCTCGGTTGCGCTGCACCGGATCGCTTTCTTGCTCTACCGCGATCGCGCAAGCATCAATGAGAAAAATGTGCTGATCCTTTCGCCGAACCATGTGTTTAGCGATTATATATCCAATGTCTTGCCGGAAATGGGCGAAAAAAACGTCTTGCAAATGACGTTTCAGGATTATGCCGCGGAGGTGATGGCCGAGCAGCCGATTCGCTTTGAAACTCGTACCGCGCACTTGGAAGTCGTTCTTTCCCCTGTCGGCGGTGATGCACAAGCCGTACGGGCGGCCAATATCCGCTTCAAGTCGTCCGCTGCATGGGAAAAGATCCTGCAGGCGTATCTGGGCTGGCTGGAAAAAGATTTGGTCGACGATTATCCGGATATCATGCTGCGCGACAAAGTGGTTTTCAGTAAAGAGAAATGGCGCAGTTACTATAAAGACATGTTTGCAGCGATGCCGCCGCATGTCCGCTTGGACAAAATCAGGCGACTGGTTCACGATGCATTACGTCCGTTGATTTATGAAATCCGTACAGAACAGGAAAAAAAGATTCTGGCGACGACGAATGAAGTGAACAAGAAGACGATTAAGGCGATGGCTCGCATGGCGGCGCAAAATGAATTGCGCCCGGTTTTTGAACGGATTGACAAACTGACGCGCCTGACGCCGCTCGCGGCGTATCGCAAATTGTTCAAAGGAAATTGGCTGGCGGCAAAGTTTTCTCGCGTTGCAGCGTTTCCGTCGGAATGGACAGCCATTCAGCGGCAAACATTGGCGTTTTTGAACAACGGCATCCTGACGAATGAAGATTTGGCGCCGTTTTTGTATTTTCAAGGCATGTGGCAGGGCTTTCCGGTGCGACGCGACGTCAAACATCTGATTATCGATGAGGCGCAAGATTATACGACGCTGCAGTTTAAGATTTTGAGCCGCATGTTTCCCGAGTGTACTTGGACGGTGGTCGGCGATACGGCACAGGCGATTCACCCGTTTTTGCGCACAGCTAGCTTTGCCGAAATGAGTGAAATTGTTGCGTTGCCCGATGCGCATACCTTTCAACTGAGTCGAAGTTATCGTTCGACGCGCGAAATACAGGCGTTTTGCCAGGCGCTGCTGCGTCAGACGATGCCGACCGACTCGGTCAATCGCAGCGGTGTGCTTCCGGCATTGACAAAGCTCTCCAGTCCGCAGGCGTTAGCGCCGACGCTGCTGGCGGCCATCGAAGAAATCCGACAGGCTGGCTGGAACTCGATCGGCATCATCGGCAAGAACATCGAAACTTGTCGACGGATTTTCCTTGCGCTAAAAGGAAAATTGAACGTCAATCTGGCGGTGGAAGAAGATGGCGGTTTTTATCGCGGTATTGTTATCATTCCGTCGTACTTGGCGAAAGGGTTGGAATTTGATGCGGTGCTGGTGGTCGATGCCGACGCAAGCCATTATCGACGCGAAGAAGAGCGCAATCTCCTTTATACGATTTGCACGCGGACGTTACACGAACTGCGTCTCTTTTATCGTAACCAGCCGTCGCCGTTTTTGGCCGGACTGGACGAAACATTATATCGTCGTCTGCCAGGCGCATGA
- a CDS encoding PAS domain-containing sensor histidine kinase: protein MERKTAATNFLAERSDAADKMKILFQAVQQSTNVVIITNRQGSIEYVNPQFCRVTGYTEQEAIGENPRILRSGSQPDAVYKSLWQTVLRGESWSGEFYNRTKSGGYYWANAVISPVKNEAGEIIHLMGIQEDITQRKLVDQELQHKTAELEEMLRKLQQTQGVLIQQEKMAGLGQLAAGVAHEINNPLGFIMSNLNTLQSYVAKISEMLELGRQLRSQVLKSDVREARLLAERIEQQAQAAQLAFILDDLPALFKESGEGMERVGKIVKSLRAFARIDQLGEKEQYNLLEGIRNTLLIANSELKYVADVVTQLEPVQEIEALGGEVNQVLLNIIMNAVQAIKKRQSGSGLGRITLKSWQEAEYVCCSIADSGGGISEEHLTRIFNPFFTTKPVGEGTGLGLSISYDIIVKRHGGKLWAENKEDGAVFYIKLPIVCMQNSEIIS, encoded by the coding sequence ATGGAGCGGAAAACTGCTGCAACGAATTTTCTTGCTGAGCGGTCAGATGCAGCGGATAAAATGAAAATTTTATTTCAGGCGGTGCAGCAAAGTACGAACGTTGTGATTATTACGAATCGCCAAGGGAGCATTGAATATGTGAATCCGCAATTTTGCCGTGTTACCGGCTATACGGAACAGGAAGCGATTGGCGAGAATCCGCGGATTTTGAGATCGGGTAGTCAGCCGGACGCGGTATATAAAAGTCTTTGGCAGACGGTGTTGCGGGGCGAAAGCTGGAGCGGCGAGTTTTACAATCGTACGAAGAGCGGCGGTTATTATTGGGCAAATGCCGTGATTTCACCGGTAAAGAATGAAGCGGGGGAAATCATCCATCTGATGGGCATTCAAGAGGATATAACTCAACGCAAATTAGTCGATCAGGAGCTACAGCATAAGACGGCCGAATTGGAAGAGATGCTGCGAAAACTGCAGCAGACGCAAGGCGTGTTGATTCAACAGGAAAAAATGGCGGGTCTCGGACAATTGGCGGCCGGGGTGGCGCATGAAATCAATAATCCGCTCGGTTTCATCATGAGCAATTTGAACACATTGCAGAGCTATGTGGCTAAGATCAGTGAAATGCTGGAACTTGGACGGCAGCTGCGCAGTCAGGTGTTGAAAAGCGATGTCCGCGAAGCGCGTCTCTTGGCGGAGCGCATTGAACAGCAGGCGCAGGCGGCGCAGCTCGCGTTCATCTTGGATGACCTGCCGGCGTTGTTTAAAGAATCCGGCGAAGGCATGGAAAGGGTCGGCAAGATCGTGAAAAGTTTGCGGGCGTTTGCCCGGATTGATCAGCTTGGCGAAAAGGAACAGTACAATTTGCTGGAAGGCATACGCAACACTCTGTTGATCGCTAACAGTGAGTTGAAATATGTTGCCGATGTTGTCACGCAGCTAGAGCCGGTTCAAGAGATTGAAGCATTGGGCGGCGAAGTCAATCAAGTGTTGCTGAATATCATCATGAATGCAGTGCAAGCGATCAAAAAACGTCAGTCAGGAAGCGGCTTGGGACGAATCACGCTGAAAAGCTGGCAAGAAGCGGAGTATGTCTGCTGCAGCATTGCCGATAGCGGCGGGGGAATCAGTGAGGAGCATTTGACGCGAATTTTCAATCCGTTTTTCACAACAAAACCGGTTGGCGAGGGAACGGGGCTGGGACTTAGTATTTCGTATGATATTATCGTCAAGCGGCATGGCGGGAAGTTGTGGGCGGAAAACAAAGAGGACGGTGCGGTTTTTTATATAAAATTGCCGATTGTTTGCATGCAGAATTCGGAAATCATTTCGTGA